The following proteins come from a genomic window of Lycium ferocissimum isolate CSIRO_LF1 chromosome 4, AGI_CSIRO_Lferr_CH_V1, whole genome shotgun sequence:
- the LOC132054940 gene encoding uncharacterized protein LOC132054940, giving the protein MQQRMNEEKKFKGRKRRTYTVRKHIAQKPTRTKMRNRKVRTGSPASESNKSDGTSNPSTAGRLGDEKVEDEEESPLMRRNSKKERESERESHLGTMTESNKSEKSVNESREEMRREEHDTQSSSQQKRKMSTNEAPGPSKRQKSEINAKKRKESTKKERVLFGKVFDTNLGAEPGMKELKEMVEFQNWMHLFTPPAPSVYEAEVIELYESLCRIDDGTLALTVNGTEFVLTESILANILGVKTDGVRAITGKGSTGFKNVIVKDGMYATKASPSKKELKLEYQQVFEFLNNVLLPRTEECSTMTMAGLVLMEALSMFEPINLSAIMFERMIKVVRKVQGKSDLPYG; this is encoded by the exons ATGCAACAAAGGATGAATGAGGAAAAGAAATTTAAGGGAAGGAAAAGGAGAACTTACACTGTTAGAAAACATATTGCTCAGAAGCCCACTAGAACAAAAATGCGGAACAGGAAGGTGCGAACAGGGTCACCAGCTAGTGAATCAAATAAATCTGATGGAACAAGCAATCCATCCACTGCAGGTAGACTGGGTGATGAGAAAGTTGAGGACGAAGAGGAATCTCCTCTGATGAGAAGAAActccaagaaagaaagggagagTGAAAGGGAAAGTCATTTGGGCACTATGACTGAGAGTAACAAAAGTGAAAAATCAGTCAATGAAAGCAGGGAAGAGATGAGAAGAGAGGAACATGATACTCAATCTTCTTCACAACAAAAGAGAAAGATGAGTACCAATGAGGCACCCGGTCCCTCTAAGAGACAAAAAAGTGAAATTAATgcaaaaaagaggaaagaaagtACGAAAAAGGAAAGAGTCCTTTTTGGAAAGGTGTTTGATACTAACCTCGGTGCGGAACCAGGAATGAAAGAACTGAAGGAAATGGTGGAATTTCAAAATTGGATGCATCTCTTTACTCCACCCGCACCCAGTGTATACGAGGCTGAGGTAATTGAACTATATGAAAGCTTATGCCGGATTGATGATGGTACTCTGGCCTTAACTGTGAACGGGACAGAGTTTGTGTTGACTGAGTCAATACTTGCAAATATTTTGGGAGTAAAAACTGATGGGGTACGAGCCATAACTGGAAAGGGATCCACCGGGTTCAAGAATGTGATTGTTAAGGATGGAATGTATGCAACCAAAGCAAGCCCTTCCAAAAAAGAGCTGAAACTTGAGTACCAACAGGTCTTTGAATTTCTCAACAATGTGCTCTTGCCAAGAACTGAAGAATGCTCTACTATGACGATGGCAGGCCTGGTCCTTATGGAAGCTCTATCAATGTTTGAACCAATCAACCTGTCGGCCATCATGTTTGAGCGGATGATCAAGGTAGTGAGAAAAGTGCAAGGCAAATCTGATCTCCCTTATGG CTGA